The region CAACAATTCCCTGAAGGTTCAGGACCGCTTTGAAGAAGACATTCCGGGCTATATCCGGAAGGCCACGCTGAACTGGGAGGTCATCAAGGAAAAGAAGCCGGAAGACCTGAAAGAACCGATCATCCGCGAGTGACGACTTTTCGGGGACGACAAACCCTCACATCGTAATTCCGGGCGGAGCGGAGATCCGGGATCGGTGAGCCGAGGTCTATCGGACAAAGGGCAAGGACTTGCGGCTCTCCGGTCCCGGCTCGCGCTTCGCCTGGCCGGGACGACAACGCAATAGACGTGGTTCGTCGGCATCCTGGGCCACGCACCGGTCAAGCGGCGCGCTTTTGCGGTTTCGGGAGACCTGAAGCCGTATGGGTGACGGTCTGTCAGACATTTTCGAACGCTGCGGCTCTTCAGTTTCTTCTGCTTGGGTGCTAATTATGAGTGAAATACTCATCATTTAGGAGATGCCCGTGGCCGACCGCCCGAAACGCAGCCCCAGAATTCTCAACGTCCAGTCAGCCCGTTACCTCAGCCCGAACATGATCCGCGTCACCTTTGCCGGGCCGGAGCTGGAGGGCTTCCCGGAAGGCCACGAGGGGGCCAATTGCAAGCTTCTCCTGCCGCGCGAGGGCGAGAGCAGGGAGGCTTTCGCAGCGCATTTTGCCACCGACCGGCCGGAGGAGAAGGTTCATCCGGTCAGGACCTACACGATCCGTGCGTTTCGCCGCGACAGCCTTGAACTGGATATCGACTTCGTTGCCCATGGCGACGAAGGCCCGGCAAGCAGCTGGGCGCAGCAGGCCCGCGAAGGCTCGTTTCTGGGATTTCTCGGCCCCAGCCAGCCGAAGATTACCGAATACTACGCCGACTGGTATCTGATCGCGGCCGATCTGTCTGCCATGCCGGTCGCCGAGGCGACGCTCGAGGCCATGCCGCAGGATGCCCGGGGGATTGCCGTCTTCGAGGTGCCGTTGAGGGAGGATATCCGCGAGATAACGGCACCGGCAGCCGTCGAGGTGCACTGGCTGATCCAGGAAGACGCGCACGTGCCGTCGACCGCTCAGGTCGATTTCGTCAAGGCGCTGGATTGGCCTGCCGGGATCGTCCAGACCTGCATCGCCGGCGAAAGCTCAGTCATCCGCGCCTTGCGGGATTACCTGCACAACGAGCTCAAGGTGGAAAAGAAAGACACCTATATTTCCGGCTACTGGAAGATGGGCATGGTGGAAGACGAGCATCAGAAAATGAAGCGTGCGGAAGCGGCGGCTGCCTGATCCCGGCTTGCCTGCGGCTCCGGACGGGCGGCATCAGGTGATGATGTGCAGGCGGCTATCAGGCTCGGCCGGCGTTGAAAGCTTCTTTCCCGGTTCCACGCCGCAGAAATAGATCATCAGCCCGGTGCCGACCGCCGGAAGCAGGAAGGTGAGATACCAGAACCCGCTTCGCCCGGTGTCTCTCAACCTGTTGATGCAGGTTGAGAAGTTCATGTTGACGACAAGAAAAGCG is a window of Roseibium salinum DNA encoding:
- a CDS encoding DUF805 domain-containing protein, whose translation is MAAIINPFHGRIGRLQWWLLQFVIFAFAVAGLLVTIFLFAESGAPAGPQTVNEQASLLLIAFLVVNMNFSTCINRLRDTGRSGFWYLTFLLPAVGTGLMIYFCGVEPGKKLSTPAEPDSRLHIIT
- a CDS encoding siderophore-interacting protein, whose protein sequence is MADRPKRSPRILNVQSARYLSPNMIRVTFAGPELEGFPEGHEGANCKLLLPREGESREAFAAHFATDRPEEKVHPVRTYTIRAFRRDSLELDIDFVAHGDEGPASSWAQQAREGSFLGFLGPSQPKITEYYADWYLIAADLSAMPVAEATLEAMPQDARGIAVFEVPLREDIREITAPAAVEVHWLIQEDAHVPSTAQVDFVKALDWPAGIVQTCIAGESSVIRALRDYLHNELKVEKKDTYISGYWKMGMVEDEHQKMKRAEAAAA